A region of the bacterium genome:
CACGGTCGGAGAATGTGTTCATGCCGAAATGGATGAACGCGTAGAACTCGAGTTTCTGCCATGCGGCCTGACGGTCCGAGGGGGTTATGTGCGCCGCTCTGAAGACGATCTCTTTCATCAGGGCGTCCGTCTTGTTCTCCTGCGCGACGGAGGTCATGCATACAAGTCCATAAATTACAACAATAAACGCCATCATTTTCAAACAATACCATCTGCGGCCCATTTCTCTTTTACCTCCTCTTCATGTATCAGAAACCATTGAAGTAATTATCAGCAGCATTCCTGAACGCTTTTCTTCCCTCTCCTGTTTACGGGAGAGGGACCGAGGGTGAGGGTAATCATTCGATTCCCCTGAAACCATCCTGAGAAGCTATATAATATATTGATTATCAGCAGAATATAAAACACTCATGTCTGCGAATCCATCATCCCGTTGAAAAGCCCCGATTGAGCGAGCGATTTTCGGAAACAGAAGCGCAACTGTTTGAGCACATTGAAAATGTGTGAGTTTTGCGCTTCCCGAAAATCACGACGCAAATGAGGAAAAAGGCTTTTCACGGGCGCCCTTTCCTTTGGGCGCGCAAAGGAAAGTATCATATTATTGCTCCGGCGATTAAACGGTGAAATATATTTCGGAAATTGAGCCCTATGAAGGTGATTCGAAACAATCTGTGTAACTGCGCACCAAGCCGTCATTCCCGCGAAAGCGGGAATCCATGTTTTTTTTACTTCCGGTATCATTCTTTATTCGCCGGAGCAATAATAAGGTATTCTTATAAATGCAGGGTCTTCAAAATATATAACATCCTTGCATGAAAGCTGTTTTATATTTTTATTGTAACCATCCTGTTTCTGATACGTCTGATTAATAGATACATACTCTATATAAAGATAATAAACAACAGGAAAGGAGCTTTTCATGCCCGCAGCGAACCGCAGGGATTTCATCAGACGCGGCGCCGCCGCCGGTCTCGGGCTTGCCTCGTTCGGACTGTCGTCGAGGCGGATTTTCGGGGAGAGCACGGATTTCAGACGGGTCGTTTTCCGCAACCTCGGGTCGACCGGCTTCCAGGCGAGCGAGGTCGGCTTCGGAGCCATGAACATGCGCGATGAAGCCCTCGTCATGGCCGCCGTGGACAACGGCATCAACTATGTCGACACAGCCCACTCGTACATGAACGGCGAGAACGAGGAGATCGTCGGCAGGGCTCTTAAATCACGGCGCGACCGGGTATTCGTCTCCACCAAGATCAAGTTCGATAATTCGGGCACGGAGCTCAGGGACATGCCGGGCATGATCGATCTGTCCCTCAAACGGCTCCAGATGGATCACCTCGACCTCCTCATGCTCCATATCACCGACAGCAGGGAGCAGATTCTGCGGAATGACCTCATGAAAATCTTCGATACCGCCAAAAAGCAGGGAAAAACACGCTTCGTCGGCATATCGACCCACGCCAACCAGGCCGAGGTGCTCGATGCGGCAGTCGAAAGCAAGTTCTGGGATGCCGCCCTCGTCGGGTATAACTACTATTCCCCGCCGGAGGTCACCGCGGCGATCAGACGGGCTCGCGAGGCCGGAATTGCCATCATCGGCATGAAAATCCTCATCACCACCGAGCGTCCGCGCAAGCCGTTCCCCGACATTCGCACGGAGAAGATGAAGGGCATCTCCAACCAGCAGGCGCTTCTCAAGTGGGTGCTCGAAAATCCCTATGTGGACACGACCATTCCGGGCATGACCTCGTTCGAGCAGCTCGAGGACGATATCGCGATCATGGGCATGAAGCTCACCTTCGATGATAGCCGTATCCTTGAGCGGTATGGCGAGCGGACGAGGGAACGCTA
Encoded here:
- a CDS encoding aldo/keto reductase, whose translation is MPAANRRDFIRRGAAAGLGLASFGLSSRRIFGESTDFRRVVFRNLGSTGFQASEVGFGAMNMRDEALVMAAVDNGINYVDTAHSYMNGENEEIVGRALKSRRDRVFVSTKIKFDNSGTELRDMPGMIDLSLKRLQMDHLDLLMLHITDSREQILRNDLMKIFDTAKKQGKTRFVGISTHANQAEVLDAAVESKFWDAALVGYNYYSPPEVTAAIRRAREAGIAIIGMKILITTERPRKPFPDIRTEKMKGISNQQALLKWVLENPYVDTTIPGMTSFEQLEDDIAIMGMKLTFDDSRILERYGERTRERYCRGVSGCTGCREQCPKGVCVSDLNRCVNYADGYGDIGLAWENYRNLPASSRVDVCGDCGECMVKCVNGLDLTSKIERARILFG